One window from the genome of Paenibacillus azoreducens encodes:
- a CDS encoding type 1 glutamine amidotransferase family protein: MNNTVYLYVFDTMADWEIGYLTAELNSGRYYKKGLAPSKIVTVGNEKTPVTTKGGLKILPDTRLDECSMNNADALILPGGDTWTETIHEPILKIAEQCLKGNIPVAAICGATIGLAQKGLLDTRWHTSNDLEYLKMICPAYTGEKYYQKESAVTAGKLITASGVAPLEFALHVLKTLDVFAPQTLNAWYNLNKTHEPKYFYELMNAIQ, from the coding sequence ATGAATAATACGGTGTATCTCTATGTATTTGATACGATGGCAGATTGGGAAATAGGTTACTTAACTGCCGAACTGAATTCGGGAAGGTATTATAAGAAAGGGCTGGCACCATCCAAAATAGTTACGGTGGGAAATGAAAAGACTCCTGTTACTACAAAGGGAGGCTTGAAAATTTTGCCTGATACGAGACTGGATGAGTGCAGCATGAATAACGCAGATGCACTGATTCTACCGGGTGGAGATACGTGGACAGAAACAATTCATGAGCCTATATTAAAAATTGCAGAGCAGTGTTTAAAAGGAAATATTCCCGTTGCGGCAATTTGTGGGGCTACCATAGGGCTTGCTCAGAAAGGATTGCTGGATACGCGTTGGCATACGAGCAACGACTTGGAATACCTTAAAATGATATGTCCTGCCTATACCGGAGAAAAGTATTACCAGAAGGAGTCTGCCGTAACTGCCGGAAAACTGATAACGGCTTCCGGAGTCGCTCCATTGGAATTTGCTTTACATGTCTTGAAGACCCTAGACGTATTTGCACCACAAACATTAAACGCCTGGTACAATCTTAATAAAACTCATGAGCCTAAATATTTCTACGAGTTGATGAATGCAATCCAATGA
- a CDS encoding AsnC family protein, with the protein MIISYFNEYTYNSKEVLSEDEIDQNILNNLQHQARISMMELGKCVGLSLCRTSSKGVGD; encoded by the coding sequence ATGATAATTAGTTATTTTAATGAATACACTTATAATTCAAAGGAGGTCTTATCCGAGGATGAAATTGACCAAAATATTTTGAACAACCTTCAGCATCAAGCGCGAATTTCCATGATGGAGCTTGGCAAGTGCGTCGGACTTTCTTTATGCCGTACCTCTTCAAAGGGTGTCGGGGATTAG
- a CDS encoding metalloregulator ArsR/SmtB family transcription factor, translating into MQLDKVVNYHKALADPTRLKMLMLLAEGELNGQLLAEKLSVTPATITHHAAKLREASLINERRDKNTIYFSLNHYFIKNNANAVVHLIYRTVEGGTKVLNDNDQRYRESIIKNFFTADGRLKSIPAQLKKKLIVLEYLVSKLEKGRKYSEKEINEFIKGYHEDFATIRREFIMHHFMFRENQVYELNPQEMWAKWEILA; encoded by the coding sequence ATGCAGTTGGATAAGGTTGTCAATTACCACAAGGCACTTGCGGATCCGACGCGCTTAAAAATGCTTATGCTGCTTGCGGAAGGAGAATTAAACGGTCAGTTGCTTGCGGAAAAGCTTAGCGTAACGCCGGCAACGATAACCCATCATGCAGCAAAACTGCGTGAAGCAAGCTTAATCAACGAGCGGAGGGATAAAAACACGATTTACTTTTCGTTAAATCACTATTTCATCAAAAATAATGCCAATGCCGTGGTCCATCTCATTTACCGGACAGTCGAAGGAGGAACAAAAGTGTTAAATGATAACGATCAGCGATACCGGGAATCCATTATCAAAAACTTTTTTACCGCCGACGGGCGCTTAAAAAGCATTCCCGCACAGCTCAAGAAGAAGCTTATTGTATTGGAATATCTGGTGTCGAAGCTGGAAAAAGGGCGGAAGTACAGCGAAAAGGAAATCAATGAATTCATCAAAGGTTACCACGAGGATTTTGCCACCATTCGCCGGGAGTTTATCATGCATCACTTCATGTTTAGGGAGAACCAGGTTTACGAATTGAACCCGCAAGAAATGTGGGCCAAATGGGAAATACTCGCATGA
- a CDS encoding helix-turn-helix transcriptional regulator → MSKNDNMLAILWMLNSGAKITAKQIAERLEINVRTVYRYIDSLCASGVPIVSDAGQNGGYSLLDNFISAPLFFNIEEQKALLHAAVFAKEAGYPFSEALSRATEKLKMYSNREQEDILNRHLAGFEVINRDISPSVKTILEELELAVANEYSVEIEYRTKHEEQPRPRVIDPYGMFYWNNKWYAIGFCHLRNELRSFRAERILHIKQTQWMFKRPEAFSAKAFFLQNLLPDLAGNDELISLIIQGRSEALDDLCIHWFLGHHLQERTSNQAVFLLDERVIHAYVPNFLLSYGKAIQVIEPQSLKAKLVDVASELTEYYKM, encoded by the coding sequence ATGTCAAAAAATGATAATATGCTGGCAATTCTTTGGATGCTGAATTCAGGAGCCAAGATAACCGCGAAACAAATAGCGGAAAGGTTAGAGATAAACGTACGAACTGTTTACCGTTATATCGATTCGCTTTGCGCCAGCGGAGTACCTATCGTATCCGATGCAGGTCAGAATGGCGGGTACAGTTTGCTAGACAATTTCATCAGTGCGCCTTTATTTTTCAATATTGAAGAACAAAAAGCGCTACTTCATGCTGCCGTATTTGCAAAAGAAGCAGGGTATCCTTTTAGTGAAGCTTTAAGCAGAGCAACTGAAAAATTGAAAATGTATTCCAATCGGGAGCAGGAGGATATTCTCAATCGCCATTTAGCCGGCTTCGAAGTGATAAACCGAGATATTTCCCCTTCTGTGAAGACGATATTGGAAGAATTGGAGCTGGCTGTAGCAAATGAATACTCGGTAGAAATTGAATACCGCACAAAGCATGAAGAACAACCCAGGCCAAGGGTGATTGACCCTTATGGAATGTTTTATTGGAACAATAAATGGTATGCGATTGGATTTTGCCATCTGCGGAATGAGCTCCGCAGCTTCCGGGCTGAACGGATTTTACATATAAAGCAAACGCAATGGATGTTTAAACGACCTGAAGCCTTTTCTGCCAAAGCATTTTTTTTGCAAAATCTTTTGCCTGACCTGGCGGGTAACGATGAGTTGATTTCATTAATTATCCAGGGCAGGTCAGAGGCTTTGGATGACTTGTGCATTCATTGGTTTTTAGGTCATCATCTGCAAGAGAGGACTTCAAATCAAGCTGTCTTTTTACTTGATGAAAGAGTAATTCATGCATATGTACCCAATTTTCTCTTATCTTACGGAAAAGCCATTCAAGTAATCGAACCGCAGAGCTTGAAGGCAAAACTTGTCGATGTTGCATCAGAGTTAACGGAATATTATAAAATGTAA
- the aceA gene encoding isocitrate lyase, whose protein sequence is MSGTGKTENEQMKEHWSGTRYEGIQRPYSTEDVLRLRGSLKIEYTLAQRGSAKLWDLLHSEDYVHALGALTGNQAVQQIKAGLKAIYLSGWQVAADANLSGQMYPDQSLYPANSVPHVVKRINQALQRADHIQHSEGKNDVDFFAPIIADAEAGFGGPLNVFELVKSMIESGAAAVHLEDQLASEKKCGHMGGKVLLPTGQAIRHLIAARLAADVMGVDTVLIARTDANAAQLLTSDIDDNDRPFLTGQRSAEGFHYVRTGLDQAISRGLAYAPYADMVWCETAEPNLEEAERFARAIHARYPGKLLAYNCSPSFNWKLKLSDKEIATFQQKLGAMGYKFQFVTLAGFHALNHSMFRLAKGYKERGMEAYAELQQAEFASEAEGYEAVRHQREVGTSYFDEVTQVIAGGLSSTTALAGSTEQEQFAR, encoded by the coding sequence ATGAGCGGTACAGGGAAAACGGAAAACGAGCAAATGAAGGAACACTGGTCTGGAACCCGTTATGAGGGCATTCAGCGTCCTTATTCGACGGAAGACGTGCTGAGATTGCGGGGATCTTTGAAAATTGAATATACATTGGCCCAGCGGGGTTCCGCGAAATTATGGGATTTGCTTCATTCGGAAGATTATGTCCACGCGCTGGGGGCATTGACTGGCAACCAAGCCGTTCAGCAGATCAAAGCGGGACTGAAGGCCATTTATCTTAGCGGATGGCAGGTAGCGGCGGACGCGAACTTGTCCGGACAGATGTATCCCGATCAGAGCCTCTATCCGGCGAACAGCGTTCCACATGTGGTGAAGAGAATCAATCAGGCGCTGCAGCGCGCCGACCATATCCAGCATTCCGAAGGCAAAAATGACGTCGATTTCTTCGCGCCCATCATCGCAGATGCTGAGGCCGGCTTCGGAGGGCCGTTAAATGTATTCGAACTCGTAAAGTCCATGATCGAGTCGGGAGCGGCCGCGGTCCATTTGGAAGATCAGCTCGCCTCAGAGAAGAAATGCGGTCATATGGGCGGCAAGGTGCTGCTGCCGACGGGGCAGGCAATTCGCCATCTGATCGCGGCGAGGTTGGCGGCGGACGTGATGGGAGTGGATACGGTCCTGATTGCCCGCACGGATGCGAACGCGGCGCAGCTTCTCACCAGTGACATCGACGACAACGATCGGCCTTTCTTGACCGGACAGCGATCGGCGGAAGGATTCCATTATGTAAGGACGGGACTGGATCAAGCGATTTCGCGGGGGCTCGCGTATGCCCCTTATGCCGACATGGTCTGGTGCGAGACAGCCGAACCGAATCTGGAGGAGGCAGAACGATTCGCACGAGCCATTCATGCGCGTTATCCCGGCAAGTTGCTTGCGTATAACTGTTCGCCTTCCTTCAACTGGAAACTGAAGCTGAGCGATAAGGAGATCGCCACCTTCCAACAAAAGCTTGGCGCGATGGGCTACAAGTTCCAATTTGTCACCTTGGCCGGTTTCCACGCATTGAACCATAGTATGTTCCGGCTGGCGAAAGGGTACAAGGAACGGGGAATGGAAGCCTATGCCGAGCTGCAGCAAGCGGAATTCGCCAGCGAGGCGGAAGGATATGAGGCGGTCCGGCACCAACGGGAAGTGGGAACCAGTTATTTTGACGAAGTGACCCAGGTTATTGCCGGTGGTCTGTCCAGCACGACGGCGTTGGCAGGTTCGACGGAACAGGAGCAATTCGCCCGCTAA
- a CDS encoding GNAT family N-acetyltransferase: MNIRKAKIDEAGYLSDLSFRSKAYWGYSDDFMEACREVLTVSPDDISSSLVFVIEDGGTIKGFIGLELENDFCLVSNLFIDPDGIGKGYGRALWQHMLEVVKGLNVRTVQIHSDPHAEKFYLAMGAKRIGEVESNVFEDRKLPLMEVELIR; the protein is encoded by the coding sequence ATGAACATACGCAAAGCCAAAATCGATGAAGCCGGTTATTTAAGCGACCTTTCATTCCGATCAAAAGCCTATTGGGGTTATAGCGATGACTTTATGGAAGCCTGCCGGGAGGTTTTGACGGTTTCGCCTGATGATATTTCGTCTTCTTTGGTGTTTGTGATAGAGGATGGCGGTACCATCAAAGGTTTTATAGGGCTGGAACTTGAGAATGACTTCTGTTTGGTTAGTAATCTCTTTATTGATCCTGATGGAATTGGCAAAGGGTACGGAAGAGCGTTATGGCAGCATATGCTTGAGGTTGTGAAGGGTCTGAACGTTCGCACTGTTCAAATCCATAGTGATCCGCATGCGGAAAAATTTTACTTGGCGATGGGAGCGAAACGGATCGGGGAAGTAGAATCGAATGTTTTTGAGGACAGGAAGCTGCCTTTGATGGAGGTTGAGCTTATTCGATAA
- a CDS encoding AraC family transcriptional regulator, with protein MNISYVYSLEKAINYIESHLYDDINLSSIAKEAGYSLYHFHRIFKSAVGDSLKDYIRKRRMTEAAKELVYTDLPIVDIGIKYGYESRDAFSRAFQKVYGRNPSEVRNSKLLYFIREPMSSDYLLYKYKLMKEGLTPLYRKLPERYVVGKKTKVKADGSNLQDIPLLWHKWNSEKEGEKIIERKYADECMGICIFSDEDDFEYMIGHEVNSTNDVPDKMEIYRLESSLYAIFRTLGPITESVQKTWDYIYSVWLMESEYEHAGIHDIEYYYFNQGELNADLYVPIVSKNIK; from the coding sequence TTGAATATATCCTATGTATATTCTCTAGAAAAAGCAATCAATTATATAGAGAGTCATTTATATGATGACATTAATTTATCTTCTATCGCAAAGGAAGCGGGCTACTCTCTTTATCATTTCCATCGCATTTTTAAAAGTGCAGTAGGAGATTCACTCAAAGACTACATCAGGAAAAGAAGAATGACGGAAGCGGCAAAGGAATTAGTGTATACGGACTTGCCTATTGTGGACATAGGTATAAAATATGGCTATGAATCAAGGGATGCCTTCAGCAGAGCCTTTCAAAAAGTTTATGGAAGAAATCCCTCTGAAGTACGAAACAGTAAATTGCTCTATTTTATAAGGGAACCCATGAGTTCTGATTATTTGCTGTATAAGTATAAACTAATGAAAGAAGGATTAACTCCTTTATACAGGAAACTTCCGGAAAGATATGTAGTAGGCAAAAAGACGAAGGTGAAGGCAGATGGGAGCAACCTTCAGGATATACCGCTGCTATGGCATAAGTGGAATAGTGAAAAGGAAGGCGAAAAAATAATAGAGCGGAAGTATGCAGATGAATGTATGGGTATTTGCATATTTTCTGATGAAGATGATTTTGAGTACATGATAGGTCATGAAGTTAATTCCACGAATGATGTTCCTGATAAAATGGAGATATATAGACTGGAATCTTCGCTTTATGCAATTTTTAGAACGCTTGGCCCTATAACCGAAAGTGTGCAAAAAACATGGGATTATATATATTCGGTATGGTTAATGGAATCGGAATATGAGCATGCGGGTATTCACGATATTGAATATTACTATTTTAATCAGGGAGAACTCAATGCAGACCTTTATGTGCCAATAGTCTCTAAAAATATAAAATAA
- a CDS encoding alpha/beta hydrolase produces the protein MINLNELEPGIRTLVAQFIEAGRPSARQKSFEQRREEYLNSIDLAGETVPVWNISDRVIDGLTFRIYKSSDQVNLPILIFYHGGCFVSGDLETHDRQLRQIANESQSLVIAVDYRLAPEHVYPAAHDDAFKAAQIVHANASAWGGDPDNITIAGDSAGGHLALITCLRLKAQGQWLPRRQILVYPMLDANGSSDSYQKNGDDYVITRDMLLSGFEAYLSKLSFDHPEASPLYRDDFAGLPETHILTAEFDPLVDEGEVLYRRLLEAGVDAQCRRYLGVNHGFIQLGGISPAGRKAITDIASIL, from the coding sequence ATGATAAATTTGAACGAGCTGGAGCCTGGCATCCGAACTTTGGTAGCTCAATTTATCGAAGCGGGAAGACCCTCGGCCAGACAGAAAAGCTTTGAACAACGTCGCGAGGAGTATTTGAACTCGATTGATCTTGCCGGAGAAACTGTGCCTGTATGGAATATTAGCGATCGCGTGATAGATGGTCTTACGTTTCGCATATATAAGTCGTCGGACCAAGTGAATCTTCCCATTCTGATTTTTTATCATGGTGGTTGTTTTGTTAGCGGCGATTTGGAAACTCATGACCGGCAATTACGTCAGATCGCCAACGAGAGTCAATCCCTTGTGATTGCAGTTGATTACCGTCTGGCTCCTGAGCATGTTTATCCCGCTGCCCACGACGATGCGTTTAAGGCTGCTCAGATTGTGCATGCAAATGCCTCAGCATGGGGCGGGGATCCGGATAATATTACAATTGCGGGTGACAGTGCGGGCGGACATCTTGCCCTTATTACTTGCCTTCGACTTAAAGCGCAAGGACAGTGGCTGCCCCGGCGGCAAATTCTTGTTTATCCGATGCTGGACGCTAACGGCTCAAGCGATAGTTATCAGAAAAATGGCGATGATTATGTGATTACCCGGGACATGCTGCTCAGCGGCTTTGAAGCCTATTTATCTAAGCTATCTTTTGATCATCCGGAAGCCAGTCCATTGTATCGGGATGATTTCGCGGGACTTCCTGAAACGCATATTTTGACTGCGGAATTTGATCCTCTCGTTGATGAAGGCGAAGTTTTGTACCGCCGCTTGCTGGAAGCAGGCGTGGACGCACAATGCCGGCGCTACCTTGGGGTAAACCACGGTTTCATCCAATTGGGCGGCATCAGTCCAGCTGGTAGGAAAGCTATTACGGATATCGCATCTATTTTATAA
- a CDS encoding beta-ketoacyl-ACP synthase III, with protein sequence MNTVYITSIGKFLPGSPVGNDEMEDYLGKVGGKSSKSKRIILEKNQIRNRYYAMDKEQKSLYSNAEMAALAIRDALDRNGDVAAEDIGFLATGSMSPDLLLPGFASMVHAETGLPVMEISSHAGLCASGMHAFKNAFLHIKTGEHKAAIACASEFVSREFKHTKYEAQGIERVPFETDFLRFMLSDGAGAAILQNTPSREGQSLRIEWIDNKSYANEYDTCMYTGMSKEDGIPSWLDYPSIHEAADHGALNLKQDVRLVNEIAKLGVRRFLELADEGRINPDAIDWMVCHYSSHYFKDEIFRLLRLSNVTIQEEKWFTNLYTKGNTAAASIFIMMEELLNTGQLFEGQQVLCIVPESGRFQTSFMLLTVVGPS encoded by the coding sequence ATGAATACGGTCTATATTACGAGTATAGGTAAATTCCTCCCTGGCAGTCCTGTTGGTAATGATGAAATGGAAGATTATCTCGGCAAAGTTGGAGGCAAATCTTCCAAAAGCAAGCGAATCATTCTTGAGAAGAATCAAATTCGGAATCGCTATTATGCCATGGATAAAGAGCAGAAGAGTTTATACAGCAACGCAGAGATGGCTGCTTTAGCAATACGCGACGCCTTGGACCGAAACGGGGATGTAGCGGCCGAAGATATTGGGTTTCTTGCGACGGGGTCAATGAGTCCTGATTTGCTTTTGCCTGGCTTTGCCAGTATGGTGCATGCGGAGACGGGTCTGCCTGTCATGGAAATTTCATCGCATGCTGGGTTATGCGCAAGCGGAATGCATGCATTTAAAAATGCTTTTTTACATATCAAAACCGGTGAGCATAAAGCAGCGATCGCTTGCGCTAGCGAGTTTGTAAGCCGCGAATTCAAACACACGAAATACGAAGCGCAGGGTATTGAGCGGGTCCCTTTTGAAACGGATTTTTTGCGATTTATGCTTTCGGATGGAGCGGGTGCGGCCATTTTGCAAAATACTCCTTCCCGCGAGGGACAATCTTTACGTATTGAATGGATCGATAACAAGTCGTATGCGAATGAATACGATACTTGCATGTATACGGGAATGAGCAAAGAAGACGGGATTCCTTCCTGGCTTGATTATCCATCCATTCATGAAGCGGCGGATCATGGTGCCCTTAATCTTAAACAGGACGTTAGGCTGGTTAATGAAATAGCAAAGCTAGGAGTAAGGCGTTTTCTGGAGCTTGCAGATGAAGGCCGGATCAATCCCGATGCGATCGATTGGATGGTTTGCCATTATTCATCGCATTATTTCAAGGATGAAATATTCCGGTTATTGAGATTAAGCAATGTAACAATCCAGGAAGAGAAATGGTTTACGAATTTATATACGAAGGGTAATACGGCAGCGGCATCGATTTTTATTATGATGGAAGAATTACTGAATACGGGACAGCTTTTCGAAGGTCAGCAGGTATTGTGCATCGTTCCCGAAAGCGGTAGATTCCAAACCTCTTTTATGCTGCTGACAGTCGTGGGTCCTTCTTAA
- a CDS encoding serine hydrolase domain-containing protein has translation MKSHPLQTCIDEVIERTISDKRLVGAVIKVAIHGKEYYSRAVGYADREKNRPMQENTLFRLASVSKPIVSTAALVLVSQGRLHLDDPVDKWLPDFRPRLQSGEPATVTIKNLLTHTAGLTYRFFQKEQDSYERAGVSDGMDQTDITLEENLRRIASVPLLYTPGTEWKYSIATDVLGAVIAKAAGTTLSEAVRSLVTEPLGMQDTGFKTVDPERLSAAYTNDTPEPRRLRDDFDTIPFVEGTAGFRLSPARALDDQAYQSGGAGMVGSAGDFLQLLETLRKGGLPLLPESWVHEMTTNQIGDLPMAYWPGRGFGLGFTLLKDPVAAATSESPGTWRMGGTYGHSWFVDPAKQISVVAFTNTALEGMSGQFTVDLCEAIYEGIRN, from the coding sequence ATGAAATCACATCCATTGCAAACATGTATTGATGAAGTAATCGAACGTACGATTTCCGATAAAAGGTTGGTCGGGGCTGTCATTAAAGTGGCGATTCATGGGAAAGAGTATTATAGCCGCGCTGTAGGTTATGCAGACCGCGAGAAAAACCGCCCAATGCAAGAGAATACTTTGTTCCGGCTTGCTTCCGTATCCAAACCGATTGTATCGACGGCAGCGCTTGTACTCGTGTCGCAAGGCCGACTTCATCTGGATGATCCCGTGGATAAATGGCTGCCTGATTTTCGTCCCCGTTTGCAGAGTGGTGAGCCCGCAACCGTGACCATTAAAAATTTGTTGACCCACACGGCTGGGTTGACCTACCGTTTCTTCCAGAAGGAACAAGACTCGTATGAGCGGGCCGGCGTATCGGATGGAATGGACCAAACCGATATCACCCTGGAAGAAAATCTGCGTCGGATTGCTTCCGTACCGCTTCTTTACACGCCGGGCACGGAGTGGAAATACTCCATTGCTACAGATGTGTTGGGTGCAGTGATCGCCAAGGCTGCAGGAACAACATTAAGCGAAGCTGTACGTTCTTTAGTGACCGAACCGCTTGGCATGCAGGATACGGGTTTTAAAACCGTTGATCCGGAGCGGCTGTCCGCGGCTTATACAAATGATACGCCTGAGCCGCGTCGCTTGCGGGATGATTTTGATACGATTCCGTTTGTGGAAGGTACGGCCGGCTTCCGGCTTTCTCCTGCACGGGCACTTGATGATCAGGCTTATCAGTCGGGTGGTGCAGGTATGGTTGGGAGTGCAGGAGACTTTCTGCAACTGCTTGAAACGCTGCGGAAGGGTGGGTTGCCGCTGCTGCCGGAAAGCTGGGTTCATGAAATGACGACCAATCAGATCGGTGATCTTCCTATGGCTTATTGGCCGGGACGAGGGTTCGGCCTCGGCTTTACGCTGCTAAAGGATCCGGTTGCAGCAGCAACGTCCGAATCGCCGGGTACCTGGCGCATGGGGGGGACCTATGGTCATTCGTGGTTCGTCGATCCAGCAAAGCAGATCAGCGTGGTGGCATTTACCAATACTGCCCTGGAAGGGATGTCAGGTCAATTCACGGTAGACCTATGTGAAGCCATTTACGAAGGGATCAGGAACTGA
- a CDS encoding GNAT family N-acetyltransferase, whose protein sequence is MNIWEGDKVRLRPIAADDWKLFHENDQDSEGARLSDAIFFPRSEDGTKSWAEEQASKGADRDNIMLAIETLDGELVGCMNSHGCDPRNGTFKYGVAVFRQYWRHGYASDAVRILLRYFFHELRYEKANAHVYAFNEGSIKFHERLGFKLEGKLRHMIYTNGQHYDEYVFGLLKSEFDAFK, encoded by the coding sequence ATGAATATTTGGGAAGGCGATAAAGTCCGGTTGCGGCCGATTGCGGCCGATGATTGGAAGTTGTTCCATGAAAATGATCAGGATTCGGAGGGAGCGAGATTATCCGACGCCATATTCTTTCCGAGATCGGAAGATGGAACGAAGTCATGGGCCGAAGAACAAGCTTCCAAGGGAGCGGACAGAGACAATATCATGCTGGCGATCGAGACCCTTGATGGCGAGCTCGTAGGCTGCATGAATTCACATGGTTGCGATCCCCGCAATGGAACATTTAAATATGGAGTGGCCGTTTTTCGCCAATATTGGCGGCATGGGTATGCATCGGATGCGGTGCGGATTTTGCTGCGATACTTTTTTCATGAATTGAGGTATGAGAAAGCGAATGCGCATGTTTACGCTTTTAATGAAGGCTCGATCAAATTTCATGAGCGTCTTGGTTTTAAGCTGGAAGGAAAGCTGAGACATATGATTTATACCAATGGGCAGCATTATGACGAATACGTGTTTGGGTTATTAAAAAGCGAATTTGACGCATTCAAATAA
- a CDS encoding phosphotransferase family protein — translation MSTEIFFSSNKLGTITDKQLQLVLDRFHLGELITSEKTANGVGNQTLFISSTAGEYVLKGNPLFAGQFIEEKFYVDNLLEITNLPVPSPYLVDESKDIFGWSYAIMPRLQGRHLNESGFAAALGRKDQEQIAELLAVTISKLHRWKVAQYGEFDPVTQKICPFKGSYKTWLYNRIRFWLKDAKQYSVITSTDIGWVEQLLTASEHVFHSLSSPTFVMGDFKPDNLLVQQGGEGWEISGIFDFTTGYFGDGIADLPRFVAMYLDDGKEALAKLFIRTYLHCMEAKDGFVERFRVHMLHQRVLDWGCAKATNDVTWDQDMPFSTWAERFTDFTAEWLS, via the coding sequence GTGTCGACAGAGATCTTTTTTTCCTCCAACAAATTAGGAACAATAACGGATAAGCAATTGCAGCTCGTGCTTGATCGGTTTCATTTAGGGGAACTGATAACTTCGGAAAAGACTGCAAACGGTGTAGGAAACCAGACATTGTTTATTTCTTCTACCGCTGGTGAGTATGTACTGAAAGGAAACCCGCTTTTTGCAGGACAGTTTATTGAAGAGAAATTTTATGTTGACAATCTGCTTGAAATAACCAACCTTCCTGTGCCTTCCCCTTACCTCGTGGATGAATCCAAAGATATATTTGGTTGGAGTTATGCGATTATGCCCCGGCTTCAAGGCAGGCATTTGAACGAATCCGGATTTGCCGCAGCGCTTGGCAGGAAAGATCAAGAGCAAATTGCCGAATTGCTTGCCGTTACTATAAGTAAACTGCATCGTTGGAAAGTCGCCCAATATGGAGAATTTGACCCCGTAACGCAAAAGATCTGCCCATTTAAAGGTTCTTATAAAACATGGCTTTATAACAGAATCAGATTTTGGCTGAAGGATGCCAAGCAATATTCCGTTATCACTTCCACAGATATAGGGTGGGTAGAGCAGTTATTAACAGCTTCGGAACATGTCTTTCATTCCTTATCTTCGCCAACCTTTGTCATGGGGGATTTTAAACCAGATAATCTTTTGGTTCAGCAAGGCGGTGAAGGGTGGGAAATTAGCGGTATTTTCGACTTTACAACCGGTTATTTTGGAGATGGAATAGCTGATCTGCCGAGATTTGTTGCCATGTATTTGGATGATGGAAAAGAAGCGCTGGCCAAGCTGTTTATTCGGACCTATTTACACTGTATGGAAGCAAAGGACGGCTTCGTGGAAAGATTCAGAGTTCATATGCTTCACCAGCGGGTGTTAGATTGGGGATGCGCGAAAGCGACAAATGATGTCACGTGGGATCAGGACATGCCGTTTTCAACTTGGGCAGAGCGGTTTACAGATTTTACGGCGGAGTGGTTAAGCTAG